One window of the Haloarcula halobia genome contains the following:
- a CDS encoding fasciclin domain-containing protein, translated as MNRRNVLKAVGGAGILLTTGVGTAAARGKGRREGASADGTILDIVEESPDFSSLEAALNATGLAGVLDGNRQYTVFAPDNEAFGELIATLDSVLDDDIEDLDDVVGALGADGVTEVLLYHVTNGRRYSESVVNASKIKMETGGTVDVDGLGLNGGGDELGGATIEAPDTEASNGVVHRIDSVLVPPEILATL; from the coding sequence ATGAATCGACGAAACGTACTGAAGGCGGTCGGAGGGGCAGGTATCTTGCTCACAACTGGTGTCGGAACAGCAGCAGCGCGAGGGAAGGGGCGACGAGAGGGAGCGAGTGCCGACGGGACGATTCTCGACATCGTCGAGGAGTCGCCGGATTTCAGCAGTCTGGAGGCCGCGCTCAATGCGACCGGACTCGCCGGCGTGCTCGACGGAAATCGACAGTACACGGTGTTCGCACCGGATAACGAAGCGTTCGGTGAGTTGATTGCGACGCTCGATAGCGTACTCGACGACGATATCGAGGATCTGGACGACGTCGTCGGCGCTCTCGGAGCCGACGGCGTCACAGAAGTGCTGCTGTACCACGTCACCAACGGCCGACGATACTCGGAGTCGGTGGTGAACGCCTCGAAGATCAAGATGGAAACCGGTGGCACAGTCGACGTCGACGGCCTCGGCCTCAACGGCGGTGGCGACGAACTCGGCGGGGCGACCATCGAAGCGCCGGACACCGAAGCATCCAACGGCGTCGTTCACCGCATCGACAGCGTCCTGGTGCCACCGGAGATTCTGGCGACGCTGTAA
- a CDS encoding phosphoglycerol geranylgeranyltransferase, with amino-acid sequence MSAWSDWNHIVKIDPDKTLVDGETYEDVAATGTDAIEVGGTTGMTEEKMTRVVEACGKYDIPVYIEPSNPASVVHSDRHDGYLIPVVMNAGDVTWITGAHKEWIRIDDDIDWSRTFTEAYIVMNPDASVATYTQANCDLEADEVAAYAEAAEHLLGQEIIYVEYSGMLGDAAKVGAAHDILDDATLFYGGGIRDYESARTMAEHADTIVVGDLIHDEGVDAVRETVEAANDAKAATPTD; translated from the coding sequence ATGAGCGCCTGGTCGGATTGGAATCACATCGTGAAAATCGACCCCGACAAGACGTTGGTCGACGGCGAGACCTACGAGGACGTGGCTGCGACCGGAACCGACGCCATCGAGGTGGGCGGCACGACCGGGATGACCGAGGAGAAGATGACCCGGGTCGTCGAGGCCTGCGGGAAGTACGACATCCCGGTCTACATCGAACCGTCGAACCCCGCCTCGGTGGTCCATAGCGACCGCCACGACGGCTATCTCATCCCCGTCGTGATGAACGCCGGCGACGTCACCTGGATCACCGGGGCCCACAAGGAGTGGATCCGCATCGACGACGACATCGACTGGTCGCGCACGTTCACGGAGGCCTACATCGTGATGAATCCGGACGCCTCCGTGGCGACCTACACGCAGGCCAACTGCGACCTCGAGGCCGACGAGGTGGCGGCCTACGCGGAGGCCGCCGAACACCTGCTGGGCCAGGAGATCATCTACGTCGAGTACTCCGGCATGCTCGGGGACGCCGCGAAGGTGGGCGCCGCCCACGACATCCTCGACGACGCGACGCTCTTCTACGGTGGTGGCATCCGCGACTACGAGTCCGCCCGGACCATGGCCGAGCACGCCGACACCATCGTCGTCGGCGACCTGATCCACGACGAGGGCGTCGACGCCGTCCGCGAGACCGTCGAGGCCGCCAACGACGCCAAAGCCGCCACCCCGACCGACTGA
- a CDS encoding HAD family hydrolase, with translation MSPPQAVVFDLDGTLCEPTQDGAALYAAAFDATGMDPFGTASDLWASLEGPPDTSNEQSYLAAGFRRLAAQHGHRRVPADDLAAGLLAAVDRSAVAFRERAEAALDAALAHGPVGVLTNGPAHRQEPKVEALALADRVGTVCYAGDLERRKPHPDPFDLVCETLDVAHERTLYVGDSLAYDVAGAHAAGLQAAWCPQTPGDANGYRPEYVFERPDELAAVLDGTVAAEEP, from the coding sequence ATGAGTCCCCCGCAGGCGGTGGTCTTCGACCTCGACGGCACGCTGTGTGAACCCACACAGGACGGCGCGGCGCTCTACGCCGCCGCCTTCGACGCCACCGGGATGGACCCCTTTGGTACTGCGAGCGACCTCTGGGCCTCGCTCGAGGGCCCGCCGGACACCTCGAACGAACAGTCGTATCTCGCTGCCGGGTTCCGTCGACTCGCCGCGCAGCACGGCCACCGACGGGTCCCGGCCGACGACCTCGCCGCCGGACTGCTCGCCGCCGTCGACCGGAGCGCCGTCGCGTTCAGGGAGAGAGCCGAGGCGGCGCTCGACGCGGCGCTCGCTCACGGCCCGGTCGGTGTGCTGACCAACGGCCCCGCACACCGCCAGGAGCCGAAGGTCGAGGCCCTGGCGCTCGCCGACCGCGTCGGGACGGTCTGTTACGCCGGCGACCTGGAACGCCGCAAGCCCCACCCCGACCCGTTCGACCTGGTCTGTGAGACGCTCGACGTCGCCCACGAGCGGACCCTCTACGTCGGTGACTCGCTGGCGTACGACGTGGCCGGTGCTCACGCCGCCGGCCTCCAGGCGGCCTGGTGTCCGCAGACACCTGGCGACGCGAACGGCTACCGACCGGAGTACGTCTTCGAGCGCCCCGACGAACTCGCGGCCGTACTCGACGGGACGGTGGCGGCCGAGGAACCGTGA
- a CDS encoding phosphotransferase family protein has protein sequence MRPRQGNYKETVVARYADGPDLVVQLSDDPDATHVEAVLLAEIDERTAVPVPTLVDHGRLAGRAYLVTERVAGADLHERFVALDPDRRQALARRFGEILARLHEAFPFGSAGPVSIDEHGELEAAGRTVEADFTAYAESALEALPGAFDDIRPPLAEALAPPPAPRSPRLFPWDLRPGNALVDDGHLVAVLDWGAPRATDPAMSVAKTEHLVCRWYGTDPAPLRSAFRAGYDAVRTLPEVPVPYWLAAVAASAVDSRGVVTRPHYPERSGADAVAVHRAWLAEWLGTGATE, from the coding sequence GTGCGACCACGGCAGGGCAACTACAAGGAGACCGTCGTCGCTCGATACGCCGACGGGCCGGATCTGGTCGTCCAGCTGTCAGACGATCCCGACGCGACGCACGTCGAGGCGGTCCTGCTCGCGGAGATCGACGAGCGGACGGCCGTCCCGGTCCCGACGCTGGTCGACCACGGGCGACTGGCCGGTCGGGCCTACCTCGTCACCGAGCGCGTCGCCGGGGCGGACCTCCACGAGCGATTCGTCGCCCTCGACCCGGACCGCAGGCAGGCGCTCGCCCGGCGGTTCGGCGAGATTCTGGCCCGTCTCCACGAGGCGTTCCCGTTCGGGTCTGCCGGGCCGGTGTCCATAGACGAACACGGAGAGCTCGAGGCTGCCGGACGGACCGTCGAGGCAGATTTCACGGCCTACGCCGAGTCGGCGCTCGAAGCGCTGCCCGGGGCGTTCGACGATATCCGCCCGCCGCTCGCCGAGGCACTCGCCCCACCTCCGGCACCTCGGTCACCGAGACTGTTTCCCTGGGACCTCCGCCCTGGGAACGCGCTGGTCGACGACGGCCACCTCGTCGCGGTACTCGACTGGGGAGCACCCCGGGCGACCGACCCCGCGATGTCGGTCGCCAAGACCGAACACCTCGTCTGTCGATGGTACGGAACTGACCCGGCCCCGCTCCGTTCGGCGTTCCGGGCGGGCTACGACGCCGTCCGGACGCTACCCGAGGTCCCCGTCCCGTACTGGCTCGCCGCCGTCGCCGCGTCTGCCGTCGATTCCCGGGGCGTAGTGACCCGGCCCCACTACCCCGAGCGCTCGGGGGCCGACGCGGTCGCGGTTCACCGCGCCTGGCTGGCCGAGTGGCTGGGGACCGGCGCGACCGAATAA
- the aspS gene encoding aspartate--tRNA(Asn) ligase: protein MDDRTYTADAEPGDEVTVAGWVHEIRDLGGIAFLILRDTTGKIQVKFEKDEMDDDLVETGLNVHRESVISVTGAVEEEPRAPTGVEVTPESVEVVAEADPELPLDPSGKVDAELPTRLDNRTLDLRKDEVKAIFEIRAEVLRAAREAFRDLNCTEINTPKIVATGTEGGTELFPITYFGREAFMNQSPQLFKQLMVGSGLERVFEIGPIFRAEEHNTPRHLNEATSIDFESAFYDHTEAMDACEHVVTAAYEGVAENCQDQLEALDLTDEFEVPEGEFPRLTYQEALDRINATGELDEPLVWGDDLSTEAEHVLGEEMGEHYFIVDWPSEIKPFYIKDHDDDPEVSTGFDMMHPSMELVSGGQREHRYDHLVEGFEQQGLDPEAFEYYTKMFKYGMPPHAGWGLGGERLIMTMLGLGNIREAVLFPRDRQRLSP from the coding sequence ATGGACGACCGCACCTACACAGCGGACGCCGAGCCGGGCGACGAGGTCACCGTCGCCGGCTGGGTCCACGAGATTCGGGACCTGGGTGGCATCGCCTTCCTCATCCTCCGGGACACCACCGGGAAGATCCAGGTCAAGTTCGAGAAAGACGAGATGGACGACGACCTCGTGGAGACGGGGCTGAACGTCCACCGCGAGTCGGTCATCTCGGTGACCGGGGCCGTCGAGGAGGAACCGCGCGCGCCGACGGGCGTCGAAGTCACGCCCGAGAGCGTCGAGGTCGTCGCCGAGGCCGACCCCGAGCTCCCGCTCGACCCCTCCGGCAAGGTCGACGCCGAACTGCCGACCCGTCTGGACAACCGGACGCTCGACCTCCGCAAGGACGAGGTCAAGGCCATCTTCGAGATCCGCGCCGAAGTGCTGCGCGCGGCACGCGAGGCCTTCCGCGACCTGAACTGCACGGAGATCAACACGCCGAAGATCGTCGCGACGGGGACCGAGGGCGGCACCGAACTGTTCCCCATCACGTACTTCGGCCGCGAGGCGTTCATGAATCAGAGCCCCCAGCTGTTCAAGCAGCTGATGGTCGGCTCCGGCTTGGAGCGGGTCTTCGAGATCGGACCCATCTTCCGCGCCGAGGAACACAACACGCCACGGCACCTCAACGAGGCGACCTCCATCGACTTCGAGTCGGCCTTCTACGACCACACCGAGGCGATGGACGCCTGCGAGCACGTCGTCACGGCCGCCTACGAGGGCGTCGCGGAGAACTGCCAGGACCAGCTCGAGGCGCTGGACCTCACGGACGAGTTCGAGGTCCCCGAGGGCGAGTTCCCGCGGCTGACCTACCAGGAGGCGCTGGACCGGATCAACGCCACGGGCGAACTCGACGAGCCCCTCGTCTGGGGCGACGACCTCTCGACGGAGGCCGAACACGTCCTGGGCGAGGAGATGGGCGAACACTACTTCATCGTCGACTGGCCCAGCGAGATCAAGCCGTTCTACATCAAGGACCACGACGACGACCCCGAGGTCTCGACCGGTTTCGACATGATGCACCCGTCGATGGAACTGGTCTCCGGTGGCCAGCGTGAACACCGCTACGACCACCTCGTCGAAGGGTTCGAACAGCAGGGGCTGGACCCCGAGGCCTTCGAGTACTACACCAAGATGTTCAAGTACGGCATGCCGCCACACGCCGGCTGGGGCCTGGGCGGCGAGCGCCTGATCATGACGATGCTCGGGCTGGGGAACATCCGCGAAGCGGTGCTGTTCCCGCGGGACCGCCAGCGACTCTCTCCGTAG
- a CDS encoding aldo/keto reductase has translation MDEIVGVNRTSVPKIGFGTYQMEGKECLQAVRTALETGYRHVDTAMAYDNESVIGDAIAESEVDREDVFLTTKVKGYREMLTYDRFLAEAEGSLDRLGTDYVDLLLVHWWQRDGDMEGVFRALDELVAEGKVRHIGVSNFSVELLERARDVAETPILTNQIEYHPYFTDIHGDTVNYCQEHDILVTAYSPLAEGRVVSDETFAEIGERHGKTAAQVTIRWLIQQDGVIAIPKSSTDRYIRENLDVFDFELSDAEMQTITDARGSFRYRFLDKQGGPIHTMRGVVGSRMPEPMRKAALSIGSAALKSIR, from the coding sequence ATGGACGAAATCGTAGGCGTGAACAGAACATCCGTCCCGAAGATCGGGTTCGGGACGTACCAGATGGAAGGAAAAGAGTGTCTGCAGGCCGTCCGGACCGCGCTCGAAACTGGTTATCGCCACGTCGACACCGCGATGGCGTACGACAACGAGTCCGTCATCGGTGACGCGATAGCCGAGTCGGAGGTCGATCGCGAAGACGTCTTCCTCACGACGAAGGTGAAAGGCTATCGTGAGATGCTAACGTACGACAGGTTTCTGGCGGAAGCAGAGGGGTCTCTCGATCGCCTGGGGACCGACTACGTGGACCTTCTCCTGGTCCACTGGTGGCAGCGTGACGGGGACATGGAAGGGGTATTTCGAGCGCTCGACGAGCTGGTCGCCGAGGGGAAAGTCCGGCACATCGGCGTCAGTAATTTCTCGGTCGAGCTGCTGGAGCGTGCGAGAGACGTCGCAGAGACCCCGATACTCACCAACCAGATCGAGTACCACCCGTACTTCACGGACATCCACGGCGACACAGTCAACTACTGCCAGGAACACGACATTCTCGTCACCGCCTATAGCCCGCTTGCCGAAGGGCGCGTCGTCAGTGACGAGACGTTCGCGGAAATCGGCGAACGCCACGGGAAGACGGCAGCACAGGTCACGATACGTTGGCTGATCCAGCAGGACGGAGTAATCGCGATTCCCAAGAGCTCGACCGACCGGTACATCCGAGAGAACCTCGACGTGTTCGACTTCGAGCTCTCCGATGCGGAGATGCAAACGATCACCGACGCCCGGGGGTCGTTCAGATACCGATTCCTCGACAAACAGGGCGGGCCGATACACACGATGCGAGGGGTCGTCGGCTCGCGCATGCCGGAACCGATGCGGAAAGCGGCGTTGTCTATCGGGTCGGCCGCGCTGAAGTCCATCCGGTAA
- the hop gene encoding halorhodopsin → MSTPVTGPVLQATQSDAFREIQSDFLLQSSLWVNIALAGLAILLFVYMGRGVQSPRANLIWVATLLVPLVSISSYAGLASGLTVGFLEMPAGHALAGEQVLSPWGRYLTWTLSTPMILLALGLLADADRTSIFTAITMDVGMCVTGLAAALVTSSYLFRWVFYLISCAFFVAVLYILLVEWSGAAAAAGTSEIFQTLRTLTVVLWLGYPILWALGSEGFALLSVGVTSWGYSGLDILAKYVFAFLLLRWVAANEGVVAESGSGSRTAGAAPSDD, encoded by the coding sequence ATGTCGACACCCGTCACCGGACCGGTCCTGCAGGCCACACAGTCAGACGCCTTCCGGGAGATACAGTCGGACTTCCTGTTGCAGTCGTCGCTCTGGGTGAACATCGCGCTCGCGGGACTCGCGATACTCCTGTTCGTCTACATGGGCAGGGGGGTACAGTCCCCGCGGGCGAACCTCATCTGGGTCGCGACGCTCCTGGTCCCGCTCGTCTCGATCTCCAGTTACGCCGGGCTCGCCTCTGGGCTGACAGTCGGGTTCCTCGAGATGCCAGCCGGCCACGCGCTGGCCGGCGAGCAGGTCCTCTCACCGTGGGGCCGCTACCTCACGTGGACGCTCTCGACGCCGATGATCCTGCTGGCGCTGGGCCTGCTGGCCGACGCCGACCGGACCTCGATATTCACCGCCATCACGATGGACGTCGGGATGTGCGTGACCGGCCTGGCGGCCGCGCTCGTCACGTCCTCGTACCTCTTCCGGTGGGTCTTCTACCTCATCAGCTGTGCCTTCTTCGTGGCCGTCCTCTACATCCTGCTCGTGGAGTGGAGCGGCGCGGCGGCCGCCGCCGGGACGAGCGAGATATTCCAGACGCTCCGCACGCTGACCGTCGTGCTGTGGCTGGGCTACCCCATCCTCTGGGCGCTTGGTTCCGAGGGCTTTGCCCTCCTGAGCGTCGGCGTCACCTCGTGGGGCTACTCCGGGCTGGACATCCTCGCGAAGTACGTCTTCGCGTTCCTGCTGCTGCGCTGGGTCGCCGCCAACGAGGGGGTCGTCGCGGAGTCCGGGTCGGGGAGTCGGACCGCGGGCGCCGCGCCGAGCGACGACTGA
- a CDS encoding aldo/keto reductase gives MHLPPVGLGTMGIEESAVVSTALDVGYRHVDTAQIYRNERVVGEGIAAADVDREALTVATKLWIDSLAEPDVRPGTEASLDRLGLSTVDLLYVHRPRGDYDPATTLPAVDAVREDGLTHHVGLSNFDPADLAVARDHLESPIAAHQVEFHPFFWRRSLLEDAQANDYPLVAYSPLAGGQVFEDPTLEAIADRHDTTPAAVSLAWVTSYDNVVAIAKASSRAHLAANLAATDLELDDDDVARIEAIDREEELFPE, from the coding sequence ATGCACCTGCCACCGGTCGGACTCGGCACCATGGGCATCGAGGAGTCCGCGGTCGTCTCCACCGCCCTCGACGTCGGCTACCGACACGTCGACACCGCACAGATATACCGGAACGAGCGAGTCGTCGGCGAGGGCATCGCCGCCGCGGACGTCGACCGTGAAGCCCTGACCGTGGCCACGAAACTCTGGATCGACAGCCTGGCCGAGCCGGACGTGCGCCCGGGCACCGAGGCGAGCCTCGACCGACTGGGCCTGTCGACCGTCGACCTGCTGTACGTCCACCGGCCACGGGGCGACTACGACCCGGCCACGACGCTGCCCGCCGTCGACGCGGTCCGCGAGGACGGCCTGACCCACCACGTCGGTCTCTCGAACTTCGACCCGGCGGACCTCGCCGTCGCTCGCGACCACCTCGAGAGCCCCATCGCGGCCCACCAGGTGGAGTTTCACCCCTTCTTCTGGCGACGGTCGCTGCTCGAGGACGCGCAGGCAAACGACTACCCGCTGGTCGCGTACTCGCCGCTCGCGGGCGGACAGGTCTTCGAGGATCCGACGCTCGAGGCCATCGCCGACCGCCACGACACCACGCCGGCCGCGGTGAGTCTCGCCTGGGTCACCTCGTACGACAACGTGGTCGCCATCGCGAAGGCCTCCTCGCGGGCGCACCTCGCGGCGAACCTGGCGGCCACCGACCTCGAACTCGACGACGACGACGTCGCGCGCATCGAGGCCATCGACCGCGAGGAAGAGCTGTTCCCGGAGTAG
- a CDS encoding PAS domain S-box protein, which translates to MRETLPERRPDDGRLVDPDEATAVAATIDVLYVDADATLREATRQAITDRRDTISMASVASVEAALDVATGDIDCVVLDPEGLDGPVERLLAGLDCPVIFYTDRDPAAFDDEVLAAATTIVEKDSEAGHDEFLAEKIVGVTSPHTDRREYALAATVDDIERRAHEDETAVLVEDDGTVVWSSAALESRLPDASAPVTNVDDWAERVLTETREGRAALERLRDGPDDPVILRVPDHGHLLWDESDLPAAAGSLRLLQLRDVTEQVRREARERLLDLLVEFAQDGLYTLDANGNVDFCNEAMASMLGYEQSELLGTHASEVLAQGQLAKGQETVQRLVTDPDCEEATVDLTFVRADGTEREISVHYTLLEGTESGYLGLMGVARDVTDRLDRERELERYKELFDNLVGNFPSGGVFLFDGEMRYLEVGGQDLEQLGMEPADFIDKTPSDVFPPENADLLEDAYSDALAGEQRTFEDSFAGQDYSVKVVPIRNAAGEIIAGMAVAQNVTELRERERRLRETTERLELALEGADLAVWDWNVETGGVEFDERWTGMLGYDHAELEGRLETWEKLVHPDDLERAWDEIRRHFDGETDIYECDHRLRTKSGECRWIRDLGRVFERDADGTPQRMVGIHQDITERKERQQELEAQRDELETLTQIHVLIQDVIRALSTAVTVGEIEALVCDRLVESEYYELAWIGERAVDKNHLVWKTGAGGGEEYHGIVAERSRAADRTDDPGLTAIETGEVQVIHDLADDERMTPWREEALERGFRSAAVVPLVHEGVVHAALLVYANRPEAFSDRAIEAFTVLGEMVGFAFTAVQNRQLLLDDRVVELEFETENEDIWLVAVARRHGCRLEATGCIDIGDEYLEYVTVEGADPEAVLETCLETDPVTGGRVVRGDGDGGRLELTVTRAYQAALLDVGARPTDIVADRDRLTITAEAPVDADPRTIHRTLSADIDDLRLASKQERPRDRDPGGDGETVLDQLTDRQVEVLRAAYLAGYYAWPRDTTAEELADALDISSPTLHQHLRRAKLNLLESLLDI; encoded by the coding sequence ATGCGTGAGACGCTGCCTGAACGGCGACCGGACGACGGCCGACTGGTCGACCCCGACGAGGCCACCGCTGTGGCAGCGACCATCGACGTGCTCTACGTCGACGCTGACGCGACACTCCGGGAGGCGACCCGACAGGCAATAACGGACCGCCGTGACACGATATCGATGGCCAGCGTCGCCAGCGTCGAGGCCGCCCTCGACGTCGCTACCGGTGATATCGACTGCGTGGTACTCGACCCGGAGGGGCTCGACGGGCCCGTCGAGCGGTTGCTCGCAGGCCTGGACTGTCCGGTCATCTTCTACACGGACCGGGACCCCGCGGCGTTCGACGACGAGGTGCTTGCGGCCGCGACGACCATCGTCGAGAAAGACAGCGAGGCGGGCCACGACGAGTTCCTGGCGGAGAAGATCGTCGGCGTGACCAGTCCCCACACGGACCGGCGGGAATACGCACTGGCGGCGACGGTAGACGACATCGAGCGCCGCGCCCACGAGGACGAGACGGCGGTGCTCGTCGAGGACGACGGCACTGTCGTCTGGTCGAGCGCCGCGCTGGAATCGCGGCTCCCGGATGCGAGCGCACCCGTGACCAACGTCGACGACTGGGCCGAGCGAGTCCTCACGGAGACACGGGAGGGACGCGCGGCGCTCGAGCGACTCCGGGACGGGCCGGACGACCCGGTGATCCTGCGCGTCCCGGACCACGGCCACCTCCTCTGGGACGAGTCCGACCTGCCGGCGGCCGCCGGGTCGCTCAGACTCCTCCAGCTCCGGGACGTGACCGAACAGGTCCGCCGGGAGGCTCGAGAGCGACTGCTGGACCTGCTCGTCGAGTTCGCCCAGGACGGCCTGTACACGCTCGACGCCAACGGGAACGTCGACTTCTGTAACGAGGCGATGGCGTCGATGCTGGGATACGAACAATCGGAGCTGCTCGGGACACACGCCTCCGAAGTGCTCGCCCAGGGCCAGCTCGCCAAAGGGCAGGAGACTGTGCAGCGACTCGTCACCGACCCGGACTGCGAGGAGGCCACCGTCGACCTCACGTTCGTCCGGGCGGACGGGACCGAGCGGGAGATATCGGTCCACTACACGCTGCTGGAAGGGACCGAGAGCGGCTATCTCGGCCTGATGGGTGTCGCCCGCGACGTCACCGACCGACTGGACCGCGAACGGGAACTGGAGCGGTACAAGGAGCTGTTCGACAACCTCGTCGGGAACTTCCCCAGCGGCGGCGTGTTCCTGTTCGACGGGGAGATGCGATACCTCGAGGTCGGGGGCCAGGACCTAGAACAGCTGGGGATGGAGCCGGCGGACTTCATCGACAAGACCCCCAGCGACGTGTTCCCGCCGGAGAACGCAGACCTGCTCGAGGACGCGTACAGCGACGCCCTGGCGGGCGAGCAGCGGACATTCGAGGACAGCTTCGCCGGCCAGGATTACTCCGTGAAGGTGGTCCCGATTCGGAACGCGGCCGGTGAAATCATCGCGGGGATGGCCGTCGCCCAGAACGTCACCGAACTGCGTGAACGCGAACGCCGCCTCAGGGAGACGACCGAGCGCCTCGAACTCGCGCTGGAGGGTGCGGACCTCGCCGTCTGGGACTGGAACGTCGAGACGGGCGGCGTCGAGTTCGACGAACGCTGGACTGGGATGCTGGGGTACGACCACGCGGAACTCGAGGGGCGACTGGAGACGTGGGAGAAACTGGTCCACCCGGACGACCTGGAGCGGGCCTGGGACGAGATTCGACGTCACTTCGACGGCGAGACCGACATCTACGAGTGCGACCACCGGTTGCGGACGAAGTCGGGCGAGTGCCGGTGGATTCGTGACCTGGGGCGGGTCTTCGAACGCGACGCGGACGGCACGCCACAGCGGATGGTGGGCATCCACCAGGACATCACCGAACGCAAGGAACGCCAGCAAGAACTCGAGGCCCAGCGCGACGAACTCGAGACGCTCACGCAGATTCACGTCCTCATCCAGGACGTCATCCGGGCGCTGAGCACCGCCGTGACCGTCGGGGAGATCGAGGCGCTGGTCTGTGATCGCCTGGTCGAATCCGAGTACTACGAACTGGCCTGGATCGGCGAGCGGGCCGTCGACAAGAACCACCTCGTCTGGAAGACGGGCGCGGGCGGCGGCGAAGAGTACCACGGCATCGTCGCCGAGCGCTCGCGGGCGGCCGACCGGACGGACGACCCCGGGCTGACGGCGATCGAGACCGGCGAGGTCCAGGTCATCCACGACCTCGCGGACGACGAGCGGATGACCCCCTGGCGCGAGGAGGCGCTGGAGCGTGGCTTCCGGTCGGCCGCGGTCGTCCCCCTCGTCCACGAGGGGGTCGTCCACGCCGCGTTGCTCGTCTACGCCAACCGGCCCGAGGCGTTCAGCGACCGGGCCATCGAGGCGTTCACCGTCCTCGGCGAGATGGTCGGGTTCGCGTTCACGGCCGTCCAGAACAGGCAGTTACTGCTGGACGACCGGGTGGTCGAACTCGAGTTCGAGACCGAGAACGAGGACATCTGGCTCGTGGCCGTCGCCCGCCGGCACGGCTGTCGCCTGGAGGCGACGGGGTGTATCGACATCGGCGACGAGTACCTCGAGTACGTGACCGTCGAGGGCGCCGACCCCGAGGCGGTCCTCGAGACCTGTCTGGAGACCGACCCCGTCACCGGCGGGCGAGTGGTCCGTGGCGACGGCGACGGTGGCCGCCTCGAGTTGACGGTGACCCGGGCCTACCAGGCGGCGCTGCTGGACGTGGGCGCGCGACCCACCGACATCGTCGCCGACCGGGACCGACTCACCATCACCGCGGAGGCGCCGGTGGACGCCGACCCGCGGACGATACACCGCACGCTGTCGGCCGATATCGACGACCTGCGACTCGCCTCGAAGCAAGAGCGACCGCGCGACAGGGACCCCGGCGGCGATGGCGAGACCGTCCTGGACCAGCTGACCGACCGGCAGGTCGAGGTTCTGCGCGCCGCCTACCTCGCGGGCTACTACGCCTGGCCCCGCGATACGACCGCGGAGGAGCTGGCCGACGCCCTGGACATCTCTTCGCCGACGCTCCACCAGCACCTCCGCCGGGCGAAGCTGAACCTCCTCGAGTCGCTGCTGGATATCTGA
- a CDS encoding KEOPS complex subunit Pcc1, giving the protein MSAPGAAHRTVFTVEFDDTERARRVERSVRPEVGAIDGDRTTATLDRQGAVLTLTVEASDLVALRAGSNTWLTLVSVAESAGAVETQEY; this is encoded by the coding sequence GTGTCGGCACCCGGCGCGGCCCACCGGACTGTTTTCACCGTCGAGTTCGACGACACAGAGCGGGCGCGCCGCGTCGAGCGCAGCGTCCGGCCCGAAGTCGGGGCCATCGACGGCGACCGGACGACGGCCACGCTCGACCGCCAGGGGGCCGTCCTCACCCTGACCGTCGAGGCGAGCGACCTGGTCGCGCTCAGAGCGGGCAGCAACACCTGGCTGACGCTCGTCTCCGTCGCCGAGTCGGCCGGGGCGGTAGAGACCCAAGAGTATTAG
- a CDS encoding DNA-directed RNA polymerase subunit P gives MSYKCSRCKRDVTLDEYGGVRCPYCGHRVLLKERSPDVKEIDVN, from the coding sequence ATGAGTTACAAATGTTCACGCTGTAAGCGCGACGTGACGCTCGACGAGTACGGCGGCGTCCGCTGCCCGTACTGCGGGCACCGGGTGTTGCTGAAAGAGCGGTCGCCGGACGTCAAGGAAATCGACGTCAACTGA
- a CDS encoding 50S ribosomal protein L37ae — protein sequence MWPLCRLVNTMAKKKGRTGSAGRFGARYGRVARRRVAEIEGEMHEDHACPNCGDKDVSRQGTGIWQCSSCDYTFTGGSYRPETPGGKTVRRSIRAALAEDEE from the coding sequence ATGTGGCCGCTGTGCCGACTGGTGAACACTATGGCCAAAAAGAAGGGACGAACCGGGAGCGCCGGCCGCTTCGGTGCCCGCTACGGTCGCGTCGCGCGACGCCGCGTCGCCGAGATCGAGGGAGAGATGCACGAGGACCACGCCTGCCCGAACTGTGGCGACAAGGACGTCTCGCGGCAGGGGACCGGCATCTGGCAGTGCAGCTCCTGTGACTACACGTTCACGGGCGGCAGCTACCGGCCCGAGACCCCCGGCGGGAAGACGGTCCGCCGCTCGATCCGTGCCGCGCTCGCCGAGGACGAAGAATAA